A genomic window from Chlorobium phaeobacteroides DSM 266 includes:
- the nadC gene encoding carboxylating nicotinate-nucleotide diphosphorylase: MNKAQQDFYEGCRSRAVMLALEEDRYIGDITTLSTIDDNRVGRAEVRAKEDGILAGAEVARQVFAACDGAVSVVCHHSDGDQLMVGDLVLEVSGKLAPLLVGERTALNFMQRMSGIATKTKLFVEKVSHTKASILDTRKTAPGLRYFDKEAVRIGGGRNHRFGLFDMMLIKDNHIDASGGVANALRKARQYRKKHGLAVKIETEVRSIDELREALSCKPDIVLLDNFGIDLLSDAVAFSKENYPMVILEASGNVGLHNVAQIAETGVDYISIGELTHSVKALDLSMTISLD, from the coding sequence ATGAATAAGGCTCAACAGGATTTTTATGAGGGGTGCCGATCGCGGGCAGTGATGCTTGCTCTTGAGGAGGATCGTTATATCGGCGATATTACAACTCTTTCGACTATAGACGACAACAGGGTTGGACGTGCAGAGGTGCGGGCAAAGGAGGATGGCATTCTTGCTGGCGCAGAGGTTGCACGACAGGTTTTCGCAGCCTGCGATGGTGCGGTTTCGGTTGTTTGTCACCATTCTGACGGCGATCAACTTATGGTTGGCGATCTTGTGCTTGAAGTTTCAGGAAAACTTGCACCGCTGCTTGTCGGTGAACGAACGGCGCTTAATTTTATGCAGCGGATGTCGGGCATTGCAACCAAAACAAAACTTTTTGTCGAAAAGGTAAGTCATACGAAGGCCTCTATTCTCGATACCAGAAAGACTGCTCCCGGTTTGCGATATTTTGATAAGGAAGCGGTCAGGATCGGAGGAGGACGGAATCATCGTTTTGGACTGTTTGATATGATGCTTATCAAAGATAATCATATTGACGCATCCGGAGGGGTTGCCAATGCTCTGCGCAAGGCCAGGCAATATCGAAAGAAACATGGGCTTGCCGTCAAAATCGAAACGGAAGTCCGTTCGATTGATGAACTTCGCGAGGCTCTGTCCTGCAAGCCCGATATTGTGCTTCTTGATAACTTTGGTATTGATCTGCTCTCTGATGCGGTAGCTTTTTCGAAAGAAAATTATCCCATGGTGATACTTGAGGCTTCAGGAAATGTCGGACTGCACAATGTGGCGCAGATTGCGGAAACAGGAGTTGATTATATATCCATCGGCGA
- the folB gene encoding dihydroneopterin aldolase produces MTKRAHSCIRLVNMVFYAHHGVLKEEHALGAKYEVDTDLHFDFSLAASQDKLKKTIDYGEAYGKIKTILTEKNYFLIETIAFDIAHEFFLAFSILEEITVKVRKRNPPINGICDYAEAVYTERRS; encoded by the coding sequence ATGACCAAACGTGCCCATTCATGCATAAGACTCGTTAACATGGTCTTCTATGCCCATCACGGAGTATTGAAAGAGGAACATGCCCTGGGCGCCAAATATGAAGTCGATACCGATCTCCACTTTGATTTCTCTCTGGCCGCCAGTCAGGATAAGCTGAAAAAAACGATTGACTACGGCGAAGCATACGGGAAAATCAAGACCATTCTGACCGAAAAAAACTATTTTCTTATTGAAACGATAGCCTTTGATATCGCACATGAATTTTTTCTTGCATTTTCCATCCTCGAAGAAATAACCGTGAAAGTAAGAAAGCGCAACCCGCCAATCAATGGCATCTGTGATTATGCAGAAGCCGTTTATACAGAACGACGCTCCTGA
- the folK gene encoding 2-amino-4-hydroxy-6-hydroxymethyldihydropteridine diphosphokinase — MHPQTVFLGIGSNIGNRLLHLEEAVRRLADIPDIDVIAVSRIYMTEPVGITEQDRFYNGVVKLATSILPEDLRKQCKTIEQEIGRPENYLRWSPRVIDLDILLYGDLCCNTETLTIPHPELHRRKFVMVPLLDIDDPQHPVLRCPISGLLKSCEDRSVLIRTINTIPTPLPRHPHGLRDPSLRSG, encoded by the coding sequence ATGCACCCTCAAACCGTTTTTTTAGGAATAGGCTCCAACATAGGAAATCGCCTGCTGCATCTTGAAGAAGCTGTAAGGCGGCTTGCAGACATTCCCGATATTGATGTTATTGCTGTCTCAAGAATCTACATGACCGAGCCCGTAGGAATAACGGAGCAGGATCGCTTCTATAATGGAGTCGTCAAGCTTGCAACATCGATCCTGCCGGAAGATCTCCGGAAACAATGCAAAACCATAGAGCAGGAGATCGGAAGACCCGAGAACTACCTGCGCTGGAGCCCGAGAGTGATTGATCTCGACATTCTCCTCTATGGGGACCTCTGTTGCAACACCGAAACCCTGACCATACCCCATCCAGAACTGCACCGCCGTAAATTCGTAATGGTGCCCCTGCTCGATATTGACGATCCTCAACATCCGGTCTTGCGATGCCCGATTTCAGGGCTGCTCAAATCCTGTGAAGACCGCTCGGTCCTTATTCGCACCATAAACACAATCCCCACACCGCTGCCGCGCCACCCCCATGGACTCAGAGATCCCTCTCTGCGTTCGGGATAA